ATGTACAAACAGATGAAAAGCAGTCATAAAAAATAAATAGGGTGTTACGTCTTCCCGCTGACAATAATCAATAATACGCTGACTGAGTGTAGCGGATAGTGGATATTCCCTTACATTGCCCTGATGCAGATCATGCTCAAGCAGATCAGGAAGATCAGGATCAAGTCGAACCATCCGTGAGTTGTGCAAATACTTCTGCCAGTACACCACATGCTTCTGGTGATAATCGGCTGACAATTGCTGCTCCCACTCTGCAAAATCATGATAGTGAATCGTCGGTTCCGGCAATACATGTTTCGGCTGTGCATAATACGCAAACAGCTCATTCCAGAAGATCCCCATCGACCAGCCATCAATGATGCTGTGATGGAAATTCAAAAATAAGATATGTTCATCCGGCTGTAATTCAAACAAGCAGATCCGAACCAATTCGCCGCCATCCAGTTGGAAAGGAGTCATTGAATATTCTAATATCTTCTCCTGTATATACGATTCACGAACGTCTTGATTGAGATCATATAGCATCAATCGTTGCAGCATCGAAGACGGCGCCTGATGAATATACTGCCTGACTTCATTGCGTTGTTGATCTTCTCTGTATACGGTTCGTAAAATGGGATGACGCGCTATCACTTGCATCAAAGCCTGCTCCAACCTATGAATATCCAATACGCCTGTAATGGATAAAGCCTGCGGAATATTATACATCGCCGAATGAGGCGATAACTTTTCCATAAACCACATGCGCTGCTGGGCAGCTGATAAAATATAACCATCTTGCTCATTGTTGATGTGTCGAGGGATTACCGATTGCTTCTGCTTGCGATGGGCATTCAATCGTTGCTTCAAACCGGTCGGTCGATCGCTCGACGCTGATTTTTCCATGGTTTTATCACACCTCACTGTTCAACTATGTTATCTAGTAAATAATGTAGCAGAAAAGGATTTTTATAACAATAAGTGGAATTATTAATTATTTATTACTTTTTTATTAATATATTTAATTTGTTTAAAAATTATACATTTCGTATTGATTATTAAGATTCCATATACAACAAATAAATGCACAAAAGACCTTCTCAATGATCGAAAAGGTCTTTTATGCTTCTTGTTACAGATATGATTGATGGCTGTTAGCTTACTGGCTCACTTTCAAATCGCCGGAGCTGGTGTTCACGGTAATGCGTTGTTGCGGCTCGCCTTCGCCTTTGACACCAAGCGCGCTATGCTCCGATTTATCCTTATACAGCATGCCGTCCACACCAATATCGGCGGTACCGGAGTTGCTCGTGAATTGTAGCTGCAAGGAATCTGTGCTGCCGTTCAGTACAGCATCGACATCCCCACTAGATGTTGTCAATTCAACATTAGGCAATGGTTGTGCCTGTGTATACTTGATAGCGCCAGAGGAGGTTTGTAGCGCTGCACTTTGACCGGACAATTGCTGGGATTGGATGACTCCGCTGGTCGTTTCCCATTGTCCAGTATTGATTTCATTTTGCTGGGCATCAATATCACCGCTAGTCGTTTTGATGGTGCCAGTGCCGGATATTTTCAAGCCGCTCACATGCTGCTCACCAGAGCTTGTTTGGGATTGCAGCATATTGGCTGCCAGATTATGCAAGGTGATGTCGCCCGACGTGGTCGTTACTTGAATCTGATCCCATTCTTTTTGCGGAACGGTGATCATCAGCTTTAAGTCGCTAATCTCATCTAGCTTGATGCCGAGTGTATTATTGTCGGTCGCTAGCTGAACATTCATCACGTTCTGATCTGCTGTCACATTGAATGTATATTTACCCTTTAAGCGCGGGCTAATATCACCGTCTAGTGTAACGACAATATCACTCTGCTCCCCTGGTGTAATCTCCACATCAGGAGCCGTTGTATCAATCTTCATGCTTGTAATGGATGCGGCAGGTATAGTCTTCTGCTCATGCAGTGCTTCTGAGCTGTTCATCCGTTGATACACGATATAGGCAATAACGATAACTGCGATAATAAGAATAATAATGATGGGGATATACAATGAGCGTTTCAACGTTATTCCTCTCCCTTGCTGCTTACACAATTTTTGTTCAAAATCTGCGTGACCGATTTGGAAAAGTGTATCCATTCCGTAAGTAAACGTTCCATTCGCTCACGTCCTACTGCCGTAATCGAATAATACTTGCGCTGCGGTCCCTCCGTAGAGGATACAAAGTAAATCGATACATAATCATCTTTTTGCATCTTTTTAAGTAGCGGGTACAGGGTCCCGCGAGCAATATCTATATTTTCGGA
The DNA window shown above is from Paenibacillus sp. JQZ6Y-1 and carries:
- a CDS encoding DUF4097 family beta strand repeat-containing protein, whose translation is MKRSLYIPIIIILIIAVIVIAYIVYQRMNSSEALHEQKTIPAASITSMKIDTTAPDVEITPGEQSDIVVTLDGDISPRLKGKYTFNVTADQNVMNVQLATDNNTLGIKLDEISDLKLMITVPQKEWDQIQVTTTSGDITLHNLAANMLQSQTSSGEQHVSGLKISGTGTIKTTSGDIDAQQNEINTGQWETTSGVIQSQQLSGQSAALQTSSGAIKYTQAQPLPNVELTTSSGDVDAVLNGSTDSLQLQFTSNSGTADIGVDGMLYKDKSEHSALGVKGEGEPQQRITVNTSSGDLKVSQ
- a CDS encoding PadR family transcriptional regulator — protein: MVNAQLKKGVLELCVLVLLLHKDRYGYELVRHISENIDIARGTLYPLLKKMQKDDYVSIYFVSSTEGPQRKYYSITAVGRERMERLLTEWIHFSKSVTQILNKNCVSSKGEE